The genomic segment AGGGCATATTGCTTCTTGTTTTAGAGTGAAAAGCCTTACTATTTTTGGTCCCGGCGATGAAGCACAGACCGCACCATTTTCCCCCGAGAGCAGGGTGGTAAGAAATCATATCAGCTGTGCCCCGTGTGTGGGCAGAAAGCGAATAGCCTGCGAGGTGGAGTGTTTGAAAGAGCTAAAACCCGAAACAGTATTTATGGAGTTTTGCAGGCTTTAAATTAGCCATAAAGCTTGAGAAGTTTTGCGGCAAGCACTTCCCGTGAGTATTGCTTGATTGCATCGGGCTTTGCCTGAAAAACCTCAGCATGATTGATGATCTCATTCAAACTCGACACAATTCCGGGGATATCTTCGCGGTAACAATACTTCCCCGATCTCGTTGAGGATAGTACATCTTCAATCACGCTGGTTCTAGGTCCGATTGCCAAGATAGGTTTACCTATGCGGATCAATTCAAACAGTTTTCCCGGGAACCAGGTTTCGGATCCGGGTGCGTCCGAAAGGATTATTAGATTGATATCTGCTCCGCTGGAATAGTTAAGTGCTTCACTATGAGTTTTGTAGCCTTCAAAACTGTAATTGCTATATCCCTCTTTTACTATGGTGTTCAACACGGCAGAATCTGCGCTGCCAATGTGGATCATGCGGCTTTGCGGCATCTTGCTCTGCTTCATAGCTTCCAGTAATGGGATTGGGCTGCCGTAAGAAATATGCAACTTCCCCATATAAACCAAGCTAAAGTCTTTAAAGGATTTAGCATTGATCTGGCTGATCCCGTTGCGGCAAAAATCATCCTCATCAAAACCATTGGTGATGGACTGTGATTTGTCTTTCAGCCAGGAGTGTGTTTCTACGTAGCGTAAACGGGTTTTCTCGGTGGTAAACAACGCCATATCGCAAGTTCTGAGGATCAGATCATCCGTACGGCAGATTATCCGATGCCTGAAGGGCAGAACGTATCTGTCCAGCAAAGGGGAGAACTGCCAGGCATCACGGTAGTCTGCGATCCAAAAAATGCGATCCTTGTATAAGAATTTAAGGGCAATCCCCACCAGAAAGGCAGAATAGGGAAAAGCACTGATGAATACATTCCGCAGTTTATGCTTTCTGATCAATTGGATAGCTTTGAAAAGGGCAAAGGGCATCCAACCTATCTGTTTGTCGTATGGAAACAACAGATCGTTAATCAGTTTTACGGCTGCCCAGAAGAGGCGGATATATAGCTGTTTGGGCGCCGTTTCTTTGAACCTGGCATGAACCATTTTGCTTTCAGAAACTACTTTGAGCCCCAAACCTGCAACTCGGTACACATTAGCTTCAGGCGGGATTTCTGCCATTAACGATTGATCAAGAGTTTTTCTAATTGGAGATTTGGGGGCAATAACATGAGCTTCCCAACCAAAGCGGACAGCATACTTCAAGAATTTTAAGCCTCGTTGAACCCCGCTTTGGGCTGTTGGTGGAAATTCATTCAGAATCATTAGTATTCGCTTATCTTTCATACACTTCTCTCACTCTATCTATCAGTTGTTTCATCATAAACCGTTTTCTAACCTTCTTAGCGGAAGCCGTACCCATTGATGTACAAAGTTGTGGATTGCTAATCAAGATAAGCATTTTATCGGATAGATCATCAATATCTTTTGGTTTGGCAAACAGTGCTTCCACACCATCGTCAAACAGCCCCGAAATCCCTTCGCCCCTTATTCCAACAACGGGAAGTCCGGCATACATCGCCTCAATATATACAATCCCGAATGTCTCGCTATAGCTTGGTAGCACAAAGGCATCGAAGTGCGGATATAAGCTTCTTACCGTATCATTTGGCAAGATTCCTGCAAAATGTATGTTGTCCTGCATTTCAAGCGTGGTTATCAATTGGCATAAGCTTTTTCTTTCACTGCCATCACCAACTATCAAGAGCTGGATATTGTATGAGTTAGCGCAGAGTGCAGCCACCGCCTTAATGAGGATATCAAATCCTTTTTCGGGTACCAGATTCCCCACCCCAATAATCTTAAAACAATTTGGTTCTGCATCACTTAGCCATGACGAAATGCAGATCTTATCATTGTTGTTGAAGGGGTGAATGCCATTGCCAATTACGCTGACACTATCCTGTGAATATCCGTGTGGATAAATCCAATCTGCCAAACGATTGTTTACTGTAAAAACATGAGTCCATCGCCTCAGGGCAGGTAGCAAGGTTAGCTTATAAAACCATTTTAAGGGATTGTTCCCCAGTCTATTGGGGTGAGTTCTGATGTTGTGAATCGTGAGGTACTGAGGTTTAGCAATAAACTTTAACCATAATCTTAGCCAAAGCAATTCCGGCACATGACGAAAATCGTGTACGTGAATGATATCCGGCTTCCAGCGTAAGTAACTGAAT from the Candidatus Cloacimonadota bacterium genome contains:
- a CDS encoding glycosyltransferase family 9 protein; its protein translation is GHIASCFRVKSLTIFGPGDEAQTAPFSPESRVVRNHISCAPCVGRKRIACEVECLKELKPETVFMEFCRL
- a CDS encoding glycosyltransferase family 4 protein; translation: MKKIMFITDLYPHKYNAAAGIFVHHQLSELSKHYQIFVMATCDKYSWAIEHSKENDITITRVYYPYWQRYFLSSLISYPLFTLPVTIFSYLRWKPDIIHVHDFRHVPELLWLRLWLKFIAKPQYLTIHNIRTHPNRLGNNPLKWFYKLTLLPALRRWTHVFTVNNRLADWIYPHGYSQDSVSVIGNGIHPFNNNDKICISSWLSDAEPNCFKIIGVGNLVPEKGFDILIKAVAALCANSYNIQLLIVGDGSERKSLCQLITTLEMQDNIHFAGILPNDTVRSLYPHFDAFVLPSYSETFGIVYIEAMYAGLPVVGIRGEGISGLFDDGVEALFAKPKDIDDLSDKMLILISNPQLCTSMGTASAKKVRKRFMMKQLIDRVREVYER